GCCTTGCCCAACTTCAAAGGGAAGTTCATTTTTAGCTTCTACAAAAAACTCTACAATTCTGTTCTCAGGGTAGAAGAATGACTCACTCCACTTTACAAATTTTCCATTCTCCCCCTCAAATACGGGTTGTTCAAATATTTTGTTGTGTGCCTCAAAATTTGTCAAATCACAAACAATATGTACCATATCTTGCTTTTCAGCAACATGTGTCAGACTTGCCATCATACCAGTTTCAAGCCCTGTGGAGTATTCCCTTATGTCCTGAGTAAAGGTTATCGTTGGTTGTTTTTCTGTAAAAGCTATAAAAGGCTTGTCATCCCTATTAATTATGTCCCAAAATTCTCTTGCCTGCAAAAAGAATCATCCCCTTCTTAATATAATTTTGCCCTATTTTACATAAATCTACCTTATGAATTATACGGAAAGTGTGACTTATTTTAAACAACTATATAGAAAAATCTGTGTTCGAAATAAGCAGGAATTGTTGTTGAAATTACTTAACAAAAAATCCTTATTATGATTTTGACAAAAAACAAAACCACTGCCAAGGGCAGCGGTATCAAAGATGCTTACTCATCCTTTAAAGGGTGACGATCCTGAATTGCCTGTTCAAAAGCTTAATTCTATATTTACCCTTCTCATAACCAATGATGTTGAGACAACCATAGTCTTGACTAATACGAAAAAGGTTTTCCAGTGGCATACCCAGCATATGACAAAGAAGCACACGGTTTACCCCTGCATGACCGGCAATTAAAATATTGCCGGTGGTTCTTTGCATTAATTCATCTAACTTAGCCAATACCCTTTGGCTGCACTGACTAAAACTTTCTCCGCCGGGTGGACAGAAGTTAGCTATGTCTTTTCCCCTTTGCATAAAATCCTGGGGAAATTTGCGGCGGATTTCTTCAAAGTATCGCCCTTCCCACTCCCCCAGGTAAATTTCCCTTAGGCTCAGGCTGACAGTTGGCCTTAGATTATGCTTTTCTGCAATTATTTCAGCCATTTGTCGTGAACGCTGTAAATCACTGCAAAAAATAGAGTTCAAGCGAACACAGCTAAGCTCCTCCTTTAGACGATTGGCTTGATTGATACCTAATTCACTGAGAGGCAGATCAAGCTGACCGATAAATCTTTTTCCACCCTTTGTTTTAATTGCTCCGTGCCTAATTAAACTTGAAATCGGAAAGTAGCTTCCCGAGCTTGACTTAATCCCTCAAATAACCAAATTTTAGGGCATTAAACCACTGTTTTTATGGTCTCTGAAATTCTTGGCGTCTGGAATATGGTATTACTCCTAAGTACCCCAATAAAGGCTAGGTTTTAGGGTACAGTTAATAAGACCCCTTTTGGGGGATCAGTGACACCAGATATTTAGGTCGTCCGATGTTTGTTTAACCGGAACTTACTGCAACCCATGCCTGTGTGCAGAGAAATTCTTGTAGTTTTTCCTTGGCATTTTTCAAAACCTTTTGTAGCCAGGGATTAGGGGCTAACTTTATATGGCGGTAACGGTCGTTGCCTACAATGTTCCCAGGTACATTCAGTATTTTGCGGCGGATAGTTGGCACTTCAGCACGACTGTCTTTGCCATCCAATAAGACCAAGCGAAACCAGTTGAGAATGTTATACGATAATACTTTGAGCCACATAAAGGCTATATTTCGATCCAACTCTGCCTGACTCATTTTTTCAAAGCCTAGACCAACCTTGAGTTCATCAATTTTGTTTTCAATATTGCAACGCTTATTGTATTGGTGCCATACCTCCTCTGGGTTGTACTCGTCGCTAGAAGTAATTATCACTTGGTAATCAAATGTCTTTAGGTCAAAGTTAAGTTGCTCACCAGATACCTTTGGTTCTTGAGTTTCACGGATAAATACAAACCTGCGGGCTTTGGACCATTTAGGCAATGGAGGAGTAATTTCTGCTGCAGCGTAGTGGTTGCTCAAAGGCTGCCATCGTTCCTGATCATCAAGGTATTTAATGACTTTTTTCATATTACTGGTGAGCTTAGCCTTACAAATATACTCAATGCCCTGTTCTTCCAGGTAGGCGAAGTTATCTTCATCAAAAAAACCTTTATCCATGCGTATGCCTTTTACGAGGATATTCTGGTTGGCTAAGATCTCTAGTGTCTCTTTAAGAAACTCCATAAATTGGCCGTTACTGGCGACATTCCCACTATATAAGCCAGCATTGACCAGTTCGCAAGTTCCGGAGATAAACGCTACTTTTACTTTGTAGGAAGGTCGCCCGTGATACCGGGGATTGTAACCGACTTTTGATCCCTCCTGTTTACCGAAAACAGTGAGGACACTGTCGTCAATATCCAGCCAGACTTCGCGGGATTGGTCGCATTTGGCCTTTAA
This genomic interval from Desulforamulus reducens MI-1 contains the following:
- the cobC gene encoding alpha-ribazole phosphatase; translated protein: MKSSSGSYFPISSLIRHGAIKTKGGKRFIGQLDLPLSELGINQANRLKEELSCVRLNSIFCSDLQRSRQMAEIIAEKHNLRPTVSLSLREIYLGEWEGRYFEEIRRKFPQDFMQRGKDIANFCPPGGESFSQCSQRVLAKLDELMQRTTGNILIAGHAGVNRVLLCHMLGMPLENLFRISQDYGCLNIIGYEKGKYRIKLLNRQFRIVTL
- a CDS encoding IS1380-like element ISDre3 family transposase; translated protein: MMVSQLITTNQLETMSRQQRRNLERKYQKKLNSLQHQTSKSDLPLRFDNSSVTAYGSFGILEAFKKAVDLPGMLKRVSLKRHHNCKYSDTELLDTIIDALSLGLLRFSHMNALQTDPGYQKIKEVTQVPDESTLRNFVSLICEQEALDQLSLVNQELLSLKAKCDQSREVWLDIDDSVLTVFGKQEGSKVGYNPRYHGRPSYKVKVAFISGTCELVNAGLYSGNVASNGQFMEFLKETLEILANQNILVKGIRMDKGFFDEDNFAYLEEQGIEYICKAKLTSNMKKVIKYLDDQERWQPLSNHYAAAEITPPLPKWSKARRFVFIRETQEPKVSGEQLNFDLKTFDYQVIITSSDEYNPEEVWHQYNKRCNIENKIDELKVGLGFEKMSQAELDRNIAFMWLKVLSYNILNWFRLVLLDGKDSRAEVPTIRRKILNVPGNIVGNDRYRHIKLAPNPWLQKVLKNAKEKLQEFLCTQAWVAVSSG